In Brassica rapa cultivar Chiifu-401-42 chromosome A06, CAAS_Brap_v3.01, whole genome shotgun sequence, a single window of DNA contains:
- the LOC103827949 gene encoding protein argonaute 10 isoform X4, which translates to MCRLDKDKKRSVFCFIHSFCSGNRKREERMPIRPMKETSETHLLIKPKHLPKAVQNAKAPPTPTQASSPSPPSKNRSRRRNRGGRKSDQGDVCMRPSSRPRKPPPQNAAPVAAVSGTEIVAVNHQMQMGVRGSSKNSNFAPRPGFGQLGTKCIVKANHFLADLPTKDLSHYDVTITPEVSSKSVNRAIIAELVRLYKESELGSRLPAYDGRKSLYTAGELPFTWKEFAVKIFDEDDGIINGPRRERSYKVAIKFVARANMHHLGEFLAGKRADGPQEALQILDIVLRELSVKRFCPVGRSFFSPDIRTPQRLGEGLQSWCGFYQSIRPTQMGLSLNIDMASAAFIEPLPVIEFVAQLLGKDVLSKPLSDSDRIKIKKGLRGVKVEVTHRANVRRKYRVAGLTTQPTRELMFPVDENATMKSVIEYFQEMYGFTIQHTHLPCLQVGNQKKASYLPMEACKIVEGQRYTKRLNEKQITALLKVTCQRPRDRENDILKLKYHENGKEKDCLPQVGQWNMMNKKMINGMTVSRWACVNFSRSVQENVARGFCNELGQMCEVSGMEFNPEPVIPIYSARPDQVEKALKHVYHTAMNKTKGKELELLLAILPDNNGSLYGDLKRICETELGLISQCCLTKHVFKISKQYLANVSLKINVKMGGRNTVLLDAISCRIPLVSDIPTIIFGADVTHPENGEESSPSIAAVVASQDWPEVTKYAGLVCAQAHRQELIQDLYKTWQDPVRGTVSGGMIRDLLISFRKATGQKPLRIIFYRSVSHLLILVIENSQRVLSLVFCFCSDGVSEGQFYQVLLYELDAIRKACASLEPNYQPPVTFIVVQKRHHTRLFANNHRDKSSTDRSGNILPGTVVDTKICHPTEFDFYLCSHAGIQGTSRPAHYHVLWDENNFTADGIQSLTNNLCYTYARCTRSVSVVPPAYYAHLAAFRARFYMEPEIMQDNGSPGKKNTKTTTVGDHGVVGGGVKPLPALKENVKRVMFYC; encoded by the exons ATGTGCag GTTGGATAAAGACAAGAAGAGATCAGTTTTTTGTTTCATTCATTCCTTTTGTAGTGGAAACcggaagagagaagaaagaatGCCGATTAGGCCAATGAAAGAAACCTCAGAGACTCATTTACTCATCAAACCCAAGCATCTCCCCAAAGCCGTGCAAAACGCTAAAGCCCCTCCTACTCCGACCCAAGCTTCTTCACCTTCTCCTCCGTCCAAGAACCGTAGCCGGAGGAGAAACCGCGGTGGTCGAAAATCAGACCAAGGAGATGTCTGTATGAGGCCTAGCTCCCGTCCTCGCAAACCGCCGCCTCAGAACGCTGCTCCCGTCGCCGCCGTCTCCGGCACCGAGATAGTCGCCGTGAACCATCAGATGCAAATGGGTGTTCGTGGGTCGAGTAAAAACTCAAACTTTGCGCCGAGACCTGGGTTCGGACAGCTTGGAACTAAATGCATCGTCAAAGCTAACCATTTCCTCGCTGACTTACCGACCAAAGATCTGAGTCACTACGAT GTTACAATAACTCCTGAAGTGTCATCAAAAAGTGTGAACAGAGCCATCATTGCTGAGTTAGTGAGACTATACAAAGAGTCTGAACTCGGGTCGAGACTTCCTGCTTACGACGGCCGGAAAAGTCTTTACACCGCCGGAGAGCTTCCTTTCACTTGGAAAGAGTTCGCTGTTAAGATCTTCGATGAAGACGATGGTATCATCAATGGCCCTAG AAGGGAGAGATCGTATAAGGTGGCTATCAAGTTTGTGGCACGGGCCAATATGCATCATTTAGGCGAGTTCCTAGCTGGTAAACGCGCGGATGGACCGCAAGAGGCGTTGCAGATTCTCGACATTGTACTCAGGGAGCTGTCTGTTAAGAGGTTCTGTCCTGTCGGAAGATCGTTCTTCTCGCCTGATATTAGAACACCGCAGCGACTTGGTGAAGGGTTACAGTCATGGTGTGGGTTTTACCAGAGTATTCGACCTACACAAATGGGTTTATCTCTTAACATCG ACATGGCTTCAGCTGCGTTTATCGAGCCTCTTCCTGTGATAGAGTttgtagcacagcttctcgggAAAGATGTCTTGTCAAAGCCATTATCTGACTCTGATCGTATTAAG ATCAAAAAGGGTCTCAGGGGAGTGAAAGTAGAGGTCACTCATAGAGCAAACGTGAGAAGGAAATACCGTGTTGCGGGTTTAACGACTCAACCGACAAGGGAGCTCATGTTTCCAGTTGATGAGAACGCTACGATGAAGTCGGTTATTGAGTATTTTCAAGAGATGTATGGGTTCACGATCCAGCACACGCATTTGCCGTGTCTTCAAGTGGGAAACCAGAAGAAGGCGAGCTATTTGCCAATGGAGGCATGCAAAATCGTGGAGGGACAACGGTACACAAAAAGGTTGAACGAGAAGCAGATTACTGCTCTTTTGAAAGTTACATGCCAGAGGCCAAGGGACAGAGAAAACGACATTTTAAAG CTTAAGTATCATGAGAATGGGAAAGAAAAGGATTGCCTTCCGCAAGTGGGTCAATGGAATATGATGAATAAGAAGATGATCAATGGGATGACGGTGAGTAGATGGGCCTGTGTTAACTTCTCACGCAGTGTTCAAGAAAATGTTGCTCGTGGGTTTTGTAATGAACTTGGTCAGATGTGTGAAGTCTCTGGCATG GAGTTTAATCCGGAGCCTGTGATACCAATATACAGCGCGAGGCCTGATCAAGTTGAGAAAGCTCTAAAGCATGTTTATCACACTGCTATGAACAAAACCAAAGGCAAAGAGTTAGAGCTTCTCTTGGCCATTTTACCTGATAACAACGGTTCACTCTACG GGGATCTTAAGAGAATCTGTGAAACCGAGCTTGGTTTGATATCTCAGTGTTGTCTCACAAAACATGTGTTCAAGATTAGCAAACAGTATCTGGCTAATGTATCCCTTAAAATCAATGTTAAG ATGGGAGGAAGGAACACAGTTCTGTTAGATGCTATAAGCTGTAGGATTCCACTGGTTAGCGACATACCTACAATTATATTTGGCGCAGACGTGACTCATCCAGAGAACGGGGAAGAGTCAAGCCCTTCAATCGCTGCT GTTGTTGCTTCACAAGACTGGCCTGAAGTGACAAAGTATGCTGGTTTGGTTTGTGCACAAGCTCACAGGCAAGAACTTATACAAGATTTGTATAAAACATGGCAGGATCCTGTACGTGGCACTGTTAGTGGCGGCATGATCAG GGACCTTCTGATCTCATTCAGGAAAGCAACAGGGCAGAAACCGCTTCGAATCATCTTTTACCGGTCGGTTTCTCATTTACTCATTTTAGTAATAGAAAACTCGCAACGTGTTCTCTCATTGGTATTTTGCTTTTGCAGTGATGGAGTAAGTGAAGGACAGTTCTACCAAGTTTTACTCTACGAGTTGGATGCAATTCGTAAG GCATGTGCGTCGCTTGAACCGAATTATCAGCCACCTGTGACATTCATCGTGGTACAGAAGAGGCACCACACCCGTTTGTTTGCTAATAATCACCGAGACAAAAGCAGTACTGACCGAAGCGGAAACATCTTACCTG GTACGGTAGTTGACACTAAGATATGTCATCCTACTGAATTCGACTTCTACCTTTGTAGCCACGCTGGTATACAG GGAACAAGCAGGCCTGCTCATTACCATGTTCTTTGGGATGAGAACAATTTCACAGCGGATGGTATTCAATCTCTGACTAATAATCTCTGTTATACCTATGCCCGATGCACTCGATCGGTCTCTGTAG tTCCTCCGGCGTATTATGCACATCTTGCAGCATTCCGAGCACGTTTCTACATGGAACCGGAGATCATGCAAGATAACGGATCGCCGGGTAAAAAGAATACGAAGACAACAACTGTAGGAGATCATGGTGTTGTTGGTGGCGGTGTGAAGCCGTTACCTGCTTTGAAGGAGAATGTGAAGAGAGTCATGTTTTACTGCTAA
- the LOC103827949 gene encoding protein argonaute 10 isoform X3, which produces MPIRPMKETSETHLLIKPKHLPKAVQNAKAPPTPTQASSPSPPSKNRSRRRNRGGRKSDQGDVCMRPSSRPRKPPPQNAAPVAAVSGTEIVAVNHQMQMGVRGSSKNSNFAPRPGFGQLGTKCIVKANHFLADLPTKDLSHYDVTITPEVSSKSVNRAIIAELVRLYKESELGSRLPAYDGRKSLYTAGELPFTWKEFAVKIFDEDDGIINGPRRERSYKVAIKFVARANMHHLGEFLAGKRADGPQEALQILDIVLRELSVKRFCPVGRSFFSPDIRTPQRLGEGLQSWCGFYQSIRPTQMGLSLNIDMASAAFIEPLPVIEFVAQLLGKDVLSKPLSDSDRIKIKKGLRGVKVEVTHRANVRRKYRVAGLTTQPTRELMFPVDENATMKSVIEYFQEMYGFTIQHTHLPCLQVGNQKKASYLPMEACKIVEGQRYTKRLNEKQITALLKVTCQRPRDRENDILKTVQHNAYDQDPYAKEFGMNISEKLASVEARILPAPWLKYHENGKEKDCLPQVGQWNMMNKKMINGMTVSRWACVNFSRSVQENVARGFCNELGQMCEVSGMEFNPEPVIPIYSARPDQVEKALKHVYHTAMNKTKGKELELLLAILPDNNGSLYGDLKRICETELGLISQCCLTKHVFKISKQYLANVSLKINVKMGGRNTVLLDAISCRIPLVSDIPTIIFGADVTHPENGEESSPSIAAVVASQDWPEVTKYAGLVCAQAHRQELIQDLYKTWQDPVRGTVSGGMIRDLLISFRKATGQKPLRIIFYRSVSHLLILVIENSQRVLSLVFCFCSDGVSEGQFYQVLLYELDAIRKACASLEPNYQPPVTFIVVQKRHHTRLFANNHRDKSSTDRSGNILPGTVVDTKICHPTEFDFYLCSHAGIQGTSRPAHYHVLWDENNFTADGIQSLTNNLCYTYARCTRSVSVVPPAYYAHLAAFRARFYMEPEIMQDNGSPGKKNTKTTTVGDHGVVGGGVKPLPALKENVKRVMFYC; this is translated from the exons atGCCGATTAGGCCAATGAAAGAAACCTCAGAGACTCATTTACTCATCAAACCCAAGCATCTCCCCAAAGCCGTGCAAAACGCTAAAGCCCCTCCTACTCCGACCCAAGCTTCTTCACCTTCTCCTCCGTCCAAGAACCGTAGCCGGAGGAGAAACCGCGGTGGTCGAAAATCAGACCAAGGAGATGTCTGTATGAGGCCTAGCTCCCGTCCTCGCAAACCGCCGCCTCAGAACGCTGCTCCCGTCGCCGCCGTCTCCGGCACCGAGATAGTCGCCGTGAACCATCAGATGCAAATGGGTGTTCGTGGGTCGAGTAAAAACTCAAACTTTGCGCCGAGACCTGGGTTCGGACAGCTTGGAACTAAATGCATCGTCAAAGCTAACCATTTCCTCGCTGACTTACCGACCAAAGATCTGAGTCACTACGAT GTTACAATAACTCCTGAAGTGTCATCAAAAAGTGTGAACAGAGCCATCATTGCTGAGTTAGTGAGACTATACAAAGAGTCTGAACTCGGGTCGAGACTTCCTGCTTACGACGGCCGGAAAAGTCTTTACACCGCCGGAGAGCTTCCTTTCACTTGGAAAGAGTTCGCTGTTAAGATCTTCGATGAAGACGATGGTATCATCAATGGCCCTAG AAGGGAGAGATCGTATAAGGTGGCTATCAAGTTTGTGGCACGGGCCAATATGCATCATTTAGGCGAGTTCCTAGCTGGTAAACGCGCGGATGGACCGCAAGAGGCGTTGCAGATTCTCGACATTGTACTCAGGGAGCTGTCTGTTAAGAGGTTCTGTCCTGTCGGAAGATCGTTCTTCTCGCCTGATATTAGAACACCGCAGCGACTTGGTGAAGGGTTACAGTCATGGTGTGGGTTTTACCAGAGTATTCGACCTACACAAATGGGTTTATCTCTTAACATCG ACATGGCTTCAGCTGCGTTTATCGAGCCTCTTCCTGTGATAGAGTttgtagcacagcttctcgggAAAGATGTCTTGTCAAAGCCATTATCTGACTCTGATCGTATTAAG ATCAAAAAGGGTCTCAGGGGAGTGAAAGTAGAGGTCACTCATAGAGCAAACGTGAGAAGGAAATACCGTGTTGCGGGTTTAACGACTCAACCGACAAGGGAGCTCATGTTTCCAGTTGATGAGAACGCTACGATGAAGTCGGTTATTGAGTATTTTCAAGAGATGTATGGGTTCACGATCCAGCACACGCATTTGCCGTGTCTTCAAGTGGGAAACCAGAAGAAGGCGAGCTATTTGCCAATGGAGGCATGCAAAATCGTGGAGGGACAACGGTACACAAAAAGGTTGAACGAGAAGCAGATTACTGCTCTTTTGAAAGTTACATGCCAGAGGCCAAGGGACAGAGAAAACGACATTTTAAAG ACGGTGCAACACAACGCGTATGATCAAGATCCATATGCTAAGGAGTTTGGTATGAATATAAGTGAAAAGCTAGCTTCTGTTGAAGCTAGGATCCTTCCAGCTCCATGG CTTAAGTATCATGAGAATGGGAAAGAAAAGGATTGCCTTCCGCAAGTGGGTCAATGGAATATGATGAATAAGAAGATGATCAATGGGATGACGGTGAGTAGATGGGCCTGTGTTAACTTCTCACGCAGTGTTCAAGAAAATGTTGCTCGTGGGTTTTGTAATGAACTTGGTCAGATGTGTGAAGTCTCTGGCATG GAGTTTAATCCGGAGCCTGTGATACCAATATACAGCGCGAGGCCTGATCAAGTTGAGAAAGCTCTAAAGCATGTTTATCACACTGCTATGAACAAAACCAAAGGCAAAGAGTTAGAGCTTCTCTTGGCCATTTTACCTGATAACAACGGTTCACTCTACG GGGATCTTAAGAGAATCTGTGAAACCGAGCTTGGTTTGATATCTCAGTGTTGTCTCACAAAACATGTGTTCAAGATTAGCAAACAGTATCTGGCTAATGTATCCCTTAAAATCAATGTTAAG ATGGGAGGAAGGAACACAGTTCTGTTAGATGCTATAAGCTGTAGGATTCCACTGGTTAGCGACATACCTACAATTATATTTGGCGCAGACGTGACTCATCCAGAGAACGGGGAAGAGTCAAGCCCTTCAATCGCTGCT GTTGTTGCTTCACAAGACTGGCCTGAAGTGACAAAGTATGCTGGTTTGGTTTGTGCACAAGCTCACAGGCAAGAACTTATACAAGATTTGTATAAAACATGGCAGGATCCTGTACGTGGCACTGTTAGTGGCGGCATGATCAG GGACCTTCTGATCTCATTCAGGAAAGCAACAGGGCAGAAACCGCTTCGAATCATCTTTTACCGGTCGGTTTCTCATTTACTCATTTTAGTAATAGAAAACTCGCAACGTGTTCTCTCATTGGTATTTTGCTTTTGCAGTGATGGAGTAAGTGAAGGACAGTTCTACCAAGTTTTACTCTACGAGTTGGATGCAATTCGTAAG GCATGTGCGTCGCTTGAACCGAATTATCAGCCACCTGTGACATTCATCGTGGTACAGAAGAGGCACCACACCCGTTTGTTTGCTAATAATCACCGAGACAAAAGCAGTACTGACCGAAGCGGAAACATCTTACCTG GTACGGTAGTTGACACTAAGATATGTCATCCTACTGAATTCGACTTCTACCTTTGTAGCCACGCTGGTATACAG GGAACAAGCAGGCCTGCTCATTACCATGTTCTTTGGGATGAGAACAATTTCACAGCGGATGGTATTCAATCTCTGACTAATAATCTCTGTTATACCTATGCCCGATGCACTCGATCGGTCTCTGTAG tTCCTCCGGCGTATTATGCACATCTTGCAGCATTCCGAGCACGTTTCTACATGGAACCGGAGATCATGCAAGATAACGGATCGCCGGGTAAAAAGAATACGAAGACAACAACTGTAGGAGATCATGGTGTTGTTGGTGGCGGTGTGAAGCCGTTACCTGCTTTGAAGGAGAATGTGAAGAGAGTCATGTTTTACTGCTAA
- the LOC103827949 gene encoding protein argonaute 10 isoform X1 — MCRLDKDKKRSVFCFIHSFCSGNRKREERMPIRPMKETSETHLLIKPKHLPKAVQNAKAPPTPTQASSPSPPSKNRSRRRNRGGRKSDQGDVCMRPSSRPRKPPPQNAAPVAAVSGTEIVAVNHQMQMGVRGSSKNSNFAPRPGFGQLGTKCIVKANHFLADLPTKDLSHYDVTITPEVSSKSVNRAIIAELVRLYKESELGSRLPAYDGRKSLYTAGELPFTWKEFAVKIFDEDDGIINGPRRERSYKVAIKFVARANMHHLGEFLAGKRADGPQEALQILDIVLRELSVKRFCPVGRSFFSPDIRTPQRLGEGLQSWCGFYQSIRPTQMGLSLNIDMASAAFIEPLPVIEFVAQLLGKDVLSKPLSDSDRIKIKKGLRGVKVEVTHRANVRRKYRVAGLTTQPTRELMFPVDENATMKSVIEYFQEMYGFTIQHTHLPCLQVGNQKKASYLPMEACKIVEGQRYTKRLNEKQITALLKVTCQRPRDRENDILKTVQHNAYDQDPYAKEFGMNISEKLASVEARILPAPWLKYHENGKEKDCLPQVGQWNMMNKKMINGMTVSRWACVNFSRSVQENVARGFCNELGQMCEVSGMEFNPEPVIPIYSARPDQVEKALKHVYHTAMNKTKGKELELLLAILPDNNGSLYGDLKRICETELGLISQCCLTKHVFKISKQYLANVSLKINVKMGGRNTVLLDAISCRIPLVSDIPTIIFGADVTHPENGEESSPSIAAVVASQDWPEVTKYAGLVCAQAHRQELIQDLYKTWQDPVRGTVSGGMIRDLLISFRKATGQKPLRIIFYRSVSHLLILVIENSQRVLSLVFCFCSDGVSEGQFYQVLLYELDAIRKACASLEPNYQPPVTFIVVQKRHHTRLFANNHRDKSSTDRSGNILPGTVVDTKICHPTEFDFYLCSHAGIQGTSRPAHYHVLWDENNFTADGIQSLTNNLCYTYARCTRSVSVVPPAYYAHLAAFRARFYMEPEIMQDNGSPGKKNTKTTTVGDHGVVGGGVKPLPALKENVKRVMFYC, encoded by the exons ATGTGCag GTTGGATAAAGACAAGAAGAGATCAGTTTTTTGTTTCATTCATTCCTTTTGTAGTGGAAACcggaagagagaagaaagaatGCCGATTAGGCCAATGAAAGAAACCTCAGAGACTCATTTACTCATCAAACCCAAGCATCTCCCCAAAGCCGTGCAAAACGCTAAAGCCCCTCCTACTCCGACCCAAGCTTCTTCACCTTCTCCTCCGTCCAAGAACCGTAGCCGGAGGAGAAACCGCGGTGGTCGAAAATCAGACCAAGGAGATGTCTGTATGAGGCCTAGCTCCCGTCCTCGCAAACCGCCGCCTCAGAACGCTGCTCCCGTCGCCGCCGTCTCCGGCACCGAGATAGTCGCCGTGAACCATCAGATGCAAATGGGTGTTCGTGGGTCGAGTAAAAACTCAAACTTTGCGCCGAGACCTGGGTTCGGACAGCTTGGAACTAAATGCATCGTCAAAGCTAACCATTTCCTCGCTGACTTACCGACCAAAGATCTGAGTCACTACGAT GTTACAATAACTCCTGAAGTGTCATCAAAAAGTGTGAACAGAGCCATCATTGCTGAGTTAGTGAGACTATACAAAGAGTCTGAACTCGGGTCGAGACTTCCTGCTTACGACGGCCGGAAAAGTCTTTACACCGCCGGAGAGCTTCCTTTCACTTGGAAAGAGTTCGCTGTTAAGATCTTCGATGAAGACGATGGTATCATCAATGGCCCTAG AAGGGAGAGATCGTATAAGGTGGCTATCAAGTTTGTGGCACGGGCCAATATGCATCATTTAGGCGAGTTCCTAGCTGGTAAACGCGCGGATGGACCGCAAGAGGCGTTGCAGATTCTCGACATTGTACTCAGGGAGCTGTCTGTTAAGAGGTTCTGTCCTGTCGGAAGATCGTTCTTCTCGCCTGATATTAGAACACCGCAGCGACTTGGTGAAGGGTTACAGTCATGGTGTGGGTTTTACCAGAGTATTCGACCTACACAAATGGGTTTATCTCTTAACATCG ACATGGCTTCAGCTGCGTTTATCGAGCCTCTTCCTGTGATAGAGTttgtagcacagcttctcgggAAAGATGTCTTGTCAAAGCCATTATCTGACTCTGATCGTATTAAG ATCAAAAAGGGTCTCAGGGGAGTGAAAGTAGAGGTCACTCATAGAGCAAACGTGAGAAGGAAATACCGTGTTGCGGGTTTAACGACTCAACCGACAAGGGAGCTCATGTTTCCAGTTGATGAGAACGCTACGATGAAGTCGGTTATTGAGTATTTTCAAGAGATGTATGGGTTCACGATCCAGCACACGCATTTGCCGTGTCTTCAAGTGGGAAACCAGAAGAAGGCGAGCTATTTGCCAATGGAGGCATGCAAAATCGTGGAGGGACAACGGTACACAAAAAGGTTGAACGAGAAGCAGATTACTGCTCTTTTGAAAGTTACATGCCAGAGGCCAAGGGACAGAGAAAACGACATTTTAAAG ACGGTGCAACACAACGCGTATGATCAAGATCCATATGCTAAGGAGTTTGGTATGAATATAAGTGAAAAGCTAGCTTCTGTTGAAGCTAGGATCCTTCCAGCTCCATGG CTTAAGTATCATGAGAATGGGAAAGAAAAGGATTGCCTTCCGCAAGTGGGTCAATGGAATATGATGAATAAGAAGATGATCAATGGGATGACGGTGAGTAGATGGGCCTGTGTTAACTTCTCACGCAGTGTTCAAGAAAATGTTGCTCGTGGGTTTTGTAATGAACTTGGTCAGATGTGTGAAGTCTCTGGCATG GAGTTTAATCCGGAGCCTGTGATACCAATATACAGCGCGAGGCCTGATCAAGTTGAGAAAGCTCTAAAGCATGTTTATCACACTGCTATGAACAAAACCAAAGGCAAAGAGTTAGAGCTTCTCTTGGCCATTTTACCTGATAACAACGGTTCACTCTACG GGGATCTTAAGAGAATCTGTGAAACCGAGCTTGGTTTGATATCTCAGTGTTGTCTCACAAAACATGTGTTCAAGATTAGCAAACAGTATCTGGCTAATGTATCCCTTAAAATCAATGTTAAG ATGGGAGGAAGGAACACAGTTCTGTTAGATGCTATAAGCTGTAGGATTCCACTGGTTAGCGACATACCTACAATTATATTTGGCGCAGACGTGACTCATCCAGAGAACGGGGAAGAGTCAAGCCCTTCAATCGCTGCT GTTGTTGCTTCACAAGACTGGCCTGAAGTGACAAAGTATGCTGGTTTGGTTTGTGCACAAGCTCACAGGCAAGAACTTATACAAGATTTGTATAAAACATGGCAGGATCCTGTACGTGGCACTGTTAGTGGCGGCATGATCAG GGACCTTCTGATCTCATTCAGGAAAGCAACAGGGCAGAAACCGCTTCGAATCATCTTTTACCGGTCGGTTTCTCATTTACTCATTTTAGTAATAGAAAACTCGCAACGTGTTCTCTCATTGGTATTTTGCTTTTGCAGTGATGGAGTAAGTGAAGGACAGTTCTACCAAGTTTTACTCTACGAGTTGGATGCAATTCGTAAG GCATGTGCGTCGCTTGAACCGAATTATCAGCCACCTGTGACATTCATCGTGGTACAGAAGAGGCACCACACCCGTTTGTTTGCTAATAATCACCGAGACAAAAGCAGTACTGACCGAAGCGGAAACATCTTACCTG GTACGGTAGTTGACACTAAGATATGTCATCCTACTGAATTCGACTTCTACCTTTGTAGCCACGCTGGTATACAG GGAACAAGCAGGCCTGCTCATTACCATGTTCTTTGGGATGAGAACAATTTCACAGCGGATGGTATTCAATCTCTGACTAATAATCTCTGTTATACCTATGCCCGATGCACTCGATCGGTCTCTGTAG tTCCTCCGGCGTATTATGCACATCTTGCAGCATTCCGAGCACGTTTCTACATGGAACCGGAGATCATGCAAGATAACGGATCGCCGGGTAAAAAGAATACGAAGACAACAACTGTAGGAGATCATGGTGTTGTTGGTGGCGGTGTGAAGCCGTTACCTGCTTTGAAGGAGAATGTGAAGAGAGTCATGTTTTACTGCTAA